From Streptomyces sp. Edi4, one genomic window encodes:
- a CDS encoding peptidoglycan bridge formation glycyltransferase FemA/FemB family protein, giving the protein MSALLVTGARDQDAGVRTLDAAEYRSFIAGRADVSFLQCPSWADVKDQWVTERVGWSLDNGELTGAAQVLYRQFPGTRKYFAYLPEGPVADWSDPDIDRWLQPLLRHLRKAGAFAVRIGPMPAYRRWDAARLKASTGAGRRIGDVLATEVDPLGSAVAERLRTRGWKRCGGDDDGEADAQPRHVFRLPLAGRTTEQLWSGLNQEWRRNVRAADRAGVRVVIAGPEYLPEFYRLLRITEERDGFRLGRSLAYYERQYEALNAEQPGRMRLYLALHQGEVLAAHTMITVGGRVWYQTGASADHRREVRPSNALQWQMIQDAHAIGAEVYDMRGVPSTLDPQDRPFGLLRWKLGTGGQVVETLGEWETSMGGTTNNTLYRAFQAYLARR; this is encoded by the coding sequence GTGTCCGCACTGCTGGTGACCGGGGCGCGCGACCAGGACGCCGGGGTCCGTACCCTGGACGCCGCCGAGTACCGCTCTTTCATAGCGGGCCGAGCCGACGTCAGTTTTCTGCAATGCCCCTCATGGGCCGACGTAAAGGACCAATGGGTCACCGAAAGGGTCGGATGGTCCCTTGACAACGGCGAATTGACCGGCGCGGCCCAGGTTCTCTACCGGCAATTCCCCGGCACCCGGAAATACTTCGCCTATCTTCCCGAGGGCCCGGTCGCCGACTGGTCCGACCCCGACATCGACCGCTGGCTCCAACCCCTGCTGCGCCATCTGCGCAAGGCGGGCGCGTTCGCCGTACGGATCGGACCCATGCCCGCCTACCGGCGCTGGGACGCCGCCCGCCTCAAGGCATCGACGGGAGCCGGGCGCAGGATCGGCGACGTCCTGGCCACCGAGGTCGATCCGCTCGGCTCCGCCGTCGCCGAACGCCTGCGGACCCGGGGCTGGAAGCGGTGCGGCGGGGACGACGACGGTGAGGCCGACGCACAGCCCCGCCATGTCTTCCGGCTGCCGCTCGCCGGCCGCACCACCGAGCAGCTGTGGTCCGGGCTCAACCAGGAGTGGCGGCGCAACGTGCGCGCCGCCGACCGGGCCGGGGTACGCGTGGTGATCGCGGGGCCCGAGTATCTGCCGGAGTTCTACCGGCTGTTGAGGATCACCGAGGAGCGCGACGGGTTCCGGCTCGGCCGCTCGCTTGCGTACTACGAGCGCCAGTACGAGGCGCTGAACGCCGAACAGCCCGGCCGGATGCGGCTCTACCTCGCCCTCCACCAGGGCGAGGTGCTGGCCGCCCACACCATGATCACGGTGGGTGGCCGGGTCTGGTACCAGACCGGCGCCTCCGCCGACCACCGCCGCGAGGTCCGCCCCAGCAACGCCCTTCAGTGGCAGATGATCCAGGACGCCCACGCGATCGGCGCCGAGGTCTACGACATGCGCGGGGTACCCTCGACGCTCGATCCGCAGGACCGGCCCTTCGGGCTGCTGCGCTGGAAGCTCGGCACGGGCGGCCAGGTCGTCGAGACGCTGGGGGAGTGGGAGACATCCATGGGCGGGACCACCAACAACACGCTGTACCGGGCCTTCCAGGCCTACCTGGCACGCCGGTGA
- the murJ gene encoding murein biosynthesis integral membrane protein MurJ — MPPAPPASKGSALLRSSALMAAGSIVSRATGFVRSAVIAAALGVGLLGDGYAVANNVPNILYMLLIGGTLNAVFVPELVRAAKEHADGGAAYTDRLMTACACALVVATALAVLAAPWIVHGYTDYSGAQADLTIALARYCLPQILFYGLFTLFGQVLNARGRFGAMMWTPVLNNIVVIGVFGLYLALAAGGRGTLSAGDARLLGWGTTAGIAVQALALVPALRSAGFRWRPRFDWRGHGLGRPLKSAGWAVLLIVSNQLAYWVVTRLSTTAGAEAVRGGVGGGAGYTAYTNAYILWMVPHGIVTVSLVTALMPRMSGASADGDLARVRRDLSYALRTCAAVIVPAACALFALAPWILGSVYEYGKTGAGDITVMAGMLMAFAPGLIALSGQYVLSRGFYALGDTRTPFLLNLVIAGLNAALTAVAYVALPARWAVTGMAGAYSVAFFAGLAATATTLNRRLGGGSLPRSPAVLAHLRLLLACVPAGALGYAAARACDPFGSVAAAGAGCVALVVVLALLARPLGLTDISAVLDKVRGGGRRGRHRAR; from the coding sequence ATGCCGCCCGCGCCGCCGGCGAGCAAGGGCTCCGCGCTGCTGCGCAGCAGCGCGCTGATGGCCGCAGGCTCCATCGTCTCGCGCGCGACCGGCTTCGTCCGCTCGGCGGTGATCGCGGCGGCGCTCGGCGTCGGGCTGCTCGGCGACGGCTACGCGGTGGCCAACAACGTCCCCAACATCCTCTACATGCTGCTCATCGGCGGCACCCTCAACGCCGTCTTCGTGCCCGAGCTGGTGCGCGCGGCCAAGGAGCACGCGGACGGCGGTGCGGCCTACACCGACCGGCTCATGACGGCCTGCGCCTGCGCGCTCGTGGTGGCCACGGCGCTCGCCGTGCTCGCCGCCCCGTGGATCGTGCACGGCTACACCGACTACAGCGGCGCCCAGGCCGACCTCACCATCGCGCTGGCCCGCTACTGCCTGCCGCAGATCCTCTTCTACGGACTGTTCACGCTGTTCGGCCAAGTCCTCAACGCGCGCGGCAGGTTCGGCGCCATGATGTGGACGCCGGTCCTCAACAACATCGTGGTCATCGGGGTGTTCGGGCTCTACCTGGCCCTCGCGGCGGGCGGCAGGGGAACCCTGAGCGCGGGCGACGCGAGGCTGCTCGGCTGGGGCACCACGGCGGGCATCGCCGTCCAGGCCCTGGCCCTGGTGCCCGCGCTGCGCTCGGCCGGGTTCCGCTGGCGCCCGCGCTTCGACTGGCGCGGCCACGGCCTCGGCCGACCGCTGAAGTCGGCGGGCTGGGCGGTGCTGCTCATCGTCTCCAACCAGCTCGCCTACTGGGTGGTGACCCGCCTGTCCACCACCGCGGGCGCCGAGGCGGTGCGCGGGGGCGTCGGCGGGGGAGCGGGCTACACCGCGTACACCAACGCCTACATTCTCTGGATGGTGCCGCACGGCATCGTCACCGTGTCCCTGGTCACCGCCCTGATGCCCAGGATGAGCGGGGCGTCGGCCGATGGTGACCTCGCGCGGGTGCGGCGCGACCTGTCGTACGCCCTGCGCACCTGCGCCGCCGTGATCGTCCCCGCGGCCTGCGCCCTGTTCGCGCTCGCGCCCTGGATCCTCGGCTCGGTCTACGAGTACGGCAAGACCGGCGCCGGTGACATCACGGTGATGGCGGGCATGCTCATGGCGTTCGCGCCGGGCCTGATCGCGCTCTCGGGCCAGTACGTCCTGTCGCGCGGCTTCTACGCCCTGGGCGACACCCGCACCCCCTTCCTGCTCAACCTCGTCATCGCCGGGCTCAACGCCGCGCTGACCGCCGTCGCCTATGTCGCGCTGCCCGCGCGCTGGGCGGTGACCGGGATGGCCGGCGCCTACTCGGTGGCGTTCTTCGCGGGGCTCGCCGCCACCGCGACCACCCTCAACCGCAGGCTCGGGGGCGGCTCGCTGCCGCGCTCGCCGGCGGTCCTCGCCCATCTGCGGCTGCTGCTGGCCTGTGTGCCCGCCGGGGCGCTCGGCTACGCGGCGGCCCGCGCCTGCGATCCGTTCGGCAGCGTCGCGGCGGCCGGCGCGGGGTGCGTCGCCCTCGTCGTCGTGCTCGCCCTGCTGGCCCGGCCGCTCGGTCTCACCGACATCAGCGCCGTCCTCGACAAGGTGCGCGGCGGCGGCCGCCGCGGCAGACACCGAGCCCGGTGA
- a CDS encoding response regulator transcription factor has protein sequence MPRVLLIEDDPSVREGVELGLRRRGHEVRTAGTGEAGLASLKSFQPELVLLDLMLPGMNGVQVCRRIRETSQLPIIMLTARGDDFDVVIGLEAGADDYIVKPARTEVIEARIRAVLRRLADPVVRSGPEFHGELALDRAGLSAAKNGERLALAPSELKLLLHLAASPEQVFSRQQLLESVWEHSYHGDARLVDACVRRLRQKLGDSAGPDGAPRYIQTVRGFGYRFGPL, from the coding sequence ATGCCTCGCGTGCTCCTCATCGAAGACGACCCCTCGGTACGCGAAGGGGTCGAACTCGGGCTTCGCCGGCGCGGCCACGAGGTGCGGACGGCCGGGACCGGCGAAGCGGGACTCGCCTCACTCAAGTCCTTCCAGCCCGAACTCGTCCTGCTCGACCTGATGCTGCCCGGCATGAACGGCGTCCAGGTGTGCCGACGGATACGCGAGACCAGCCAGCTGCCGATCATCATGCTCACCGCGCGCGGCGACGACTTCGACGTGGTGATCGGACTGGAAGCGGGCGCAGACGACTACATCGTCAAGCCCGCCCGCACCGAGGTGATCGAGGCCCGCATCCGCGCGGTGCTGCGCCGCCTGGCCGATCCGGTCGTCCGCTCGGGCCCGGAGTTCCACGGCGAGCTCGCCCTTGACCGGGCCGGCCTGAGCGCGGCCAAGAACGGCGAGCGCCTGGCCCTCGCCCCGTCCGAACTGAAGCTCCTGCTGCACCTCGCGGCCTCGCCCGAGCAGGTCTTCAGCCGCCAGCAACTCCTGGAGTCGGTGTGGGAGCACAGCTACCACGGCGACGCCCGGCTGGTCGACGCCTGTGTGCGCCGGCTGCGGCAGAAGCTCGGCGACAGCGCGGGACCCGACGGCGCGCCGCGCTACATCCAGACCGTACGCGGATTCGGCTACCGCTTCGGACCGCTGTGA
- a CDS encoding HAMP domain-containing sensor histidine kinase: MRFPACRALRPGLRTRLIAAFLLVAAVSALTTAALTYQSARSAILKQAQDQAVEQFREQTANEYFSLPTSTQALQNTCRTLARAGKPHPWFVFAEYGTLRASSTNRPTSTVVTDELRRQTHANAHGSFQRVIQDGTPYLTIGMPVMFDRGVLGNQRSGVYLYAVMDLKTESITIDAMVSAAKNGALPALAVAVVPALLAARSVLRPVRDLRRAASSMGKGRLDTRIEVKGSDELAELALTFNESASELERSVQELQKAEARARRFASDVSHELRTPLAGMLAVTEVLDEDAGGLDPDTARAVRLISAETGKLATLVEDLMEISRFDAKAAELNTDEVDVGETIAKTLQRRHWQDRVATELPPGVRAMIDPRRFDIVVANLVGNALRHASEPVTVRLRPAAGDGPLVIEVTDAGPGIAEAVLPHIFDRFFKADAARTRSAGSGLGLAITLENVRLHGGTLGAANLPGGGAVFTVELPTGLGATVPVEAAR; the protein is encoded by the coding sequence GTGAGGTTCCCGGCCTGCCGCGCCCTGCGTCCGGGTCTGCGCACCCGGCTGATCGCCGCGTTCCTCCTGGTGGCCGCGGTCAGCGCGCTCACCACGGCGGCCCTCACCTACCAGTCGGCCCGCTCGGCCATCCTCAAGCAGGCCCAGGACCAGGCCGTCGAGCAGTTCCGCGAGCAGACAGCCAACGAGTACTTCTCGCTGCCCACCTCCACCCAGGCGCTCCAGAACACCTGCCGCACCCTGGCCAGGGCCGGCAAGCCGCACCCGTGGTTCGTCTTCGCCGAGTACGGCACCCTGCGCGCCTCCTCCACCAACCGGCCCACGTCCACCGTCGTCACCGACGAGCTGCGCCGCCAGACCCACGCCAACGCGCACGGCTCCTTCCAGCGGGTGATCCAGGACGGCACCCCGTATCTGACCATCGGCATGCCGGTCATGTTCGACCGCGGCGTCCTGGGCAACCAGCGCAGCGGGGTCTATCTCTACGCCGTGATGGACCTCAAGACGGAGAGCATCACCATCGACGCGATGGTCTCGGCCGCCAAGAACGGCGCGCTGCCCGCGCTCGCCGTCGCCGTGGTGCCCGCGCTGCTCGCCGCCCGCAGCGTGCTGCGCCCCGTGCGCGATCTGCGGCGGGCGGCGAGCAGCATGGGCAAGGGCAGACTCGACACCCGTATCGAGGTCAAGGGATCGGACGAACTCGCCGAACTGGCCCTGACGTTCAACGAATCGGCCAGCGAACTGGAGCGCTCGGTCCAGGAGTTGCAGAAGGCCGAGGCGCGGGCCCGGCGTTTCGCCTCGGACGTCTCGCACGAACTGCGCACCCCGCTGGCCGGCATGCTGGCGGTGACCGAGGTCCTGGACGAGGACGCCGGCGGACTCGACCCGGACACCGCGCGCGCCGTACGGCTGATCTCGGCGGAGACCGGCAAACTCGCCACCCTCGTAGAGGACCTGATGGAGATCTCCCGCTTCGACGCCAAGGCGGCCGAGCTCAACACCGACGAGGTGGACGTCGGCGAGACCATCGCCAAGACCCTCCAGCGGCGCCACTGGCAGGACCGGGTCGCAACCGAACTCCCGCCCGGCGTACGGGCGATGATCGACCCGAGGCGCTTCGACATCGTGGTGGCCAACCTCGTGGGCAACGCCCTGCGGCACGCCTCGGAGCCGGTGACCGTGCGGCTGCGCCCGGCCGCCGGGGACGGGCCGCTGGTCATCGAGGTCACCGATGCCGGGCCGGGCATCGCCGAGGCCGTGCTGCCGCACATCTTCGACCGTTTCTTCAAGGCGGACGCGGCCCGGACCCGCTCGGCCGGCAGCGGCCTCGGTCTGGCGATCACCCTGGAGAACGTACGCCTGCACGGCGGCACGCTCGGCGCCGCCAACCTGCCCGGCGGCGGCGCCGTCTTCACCGTCGAACTGCCCACCGGTCTCGGCGCGACCGTGCCCGTGGAGGCGGCGCGATGA
- a CDS encoding alpha/beta hydrolase — MAGFTLPHTLHGDGPHRVVAVHGWLADRSDFAAVLPDLDAAVFTYAFVDLRGYGEAKGAPGAFTTSEGAEDILGLADRLGWHRFSLIGHSMGGAVVQRVLAAAPDRVRRMVGIAPVPASGMPMERDMRAMFTAAAEQPAKRRAIIDLTTGGNRPDAWLDRMTWRSLERSDPKAFRAWFESWAGEDFHEETEGSPVPALAVAGALDPAINSAFLRGTWMRWYPAGELVELPLAGHHPMDESPLDLIRTVEDFLRADHV, encoded by the coding sequence ATGGCCGGATTCACGCTGCCCCACACCCTCCACGGCGACGGCCCGCACCGGGTGGTCGCCGTGCACGGCTGGCTCGCCGACCGGAGCGACTTCGCCGCCGTGCTGCCCGACCTGGACGCCGCCGTCTTCACCTACGCCTTCGTCGACCTGCGCGGCTATGGCGAGGCCAAGGGCGCCCCCGGCGCGTTCACCACGAGCGAGGGCGCCGAGGACATACTGGGGCTCGCCGACCGGCTCGGCTGGCACCGCTTCTCGCTGATCGGGCACTCGATGGGCGGGGCCGTCGTGCAGCGCGTCCTGGCCGCCGCCCCCGACCGGGTGCGGCGCATGGTCGGAATAGCGCCGGTCCCCGCGAGCGGCATGCCGATGGAGCGGGACATGCGGGCGATGTTCACCGCCGCCGCCGAGCAGCCCGCCAAGCGCCGGGCCATCATCGACCTCACCACCGGCGGCAACCGCCCCGACGCCTGGCTCGACCGGATGACCTGGCGTTCGCTGGAGCGCAGCGACCCCAAGGCCTTCCGCGCCTGGTTCGAGTCGTGGGCGGGCGAGGACTTCCACGAGGAGACCGAGGGCTCACCCGTGCCCGCCCTCGCGGTGGCCGGAGCGCTCGATCCGGCCATCAACTCCGCCTTCCTGCGCGGCACATGGATGCGCTGGTACCCGGCGGGCGAACTGGTCGAACTGCCCCTGGCCGGGCACCACCCCATGGACGAGTCGCCGCTGGACCTGATCCGCACGGTCGAGGACTTCCTGCGGGCCGACCATGTCTGA
- a CDS encoding cytochrome P450, protein MSEDTREAAAPDVFDPRRYATGPPYAAYRELRDHRSVSWQAEPAVLGWPAGPGFWAVTRHADVVGVLKDAGTFSSAVGATQIRDPDPADLPFIRRMMLNQDPAAAGAPGGGGADKDHGRLRRLVSRAFTPGRVERFEAQARERARALLRAARDGAEDGVCDLVAAVTDDYALLNLTDLLGVPPADRGLLLEWTERVIAYQDPDEPPALGPDGRPVNPRSPAMLAEMFAYAQELAAHKRERPGDDLMTALAHGGLGDAELEMFFFLLTVAGNDTVRAAAPGGFLALAHHPDEYVRLTEGQVSVDGAVEELLRWHPPVLSFRRTALRDTVLAGRPIAAGDKVVVFHASANRDERVFTDPDRLDLARTPNPHVSFGDGPHVCLGAHFARLQLRVLHEEALRVLPRTEAAGPPRRLVSNFINGVKALPLRVS, encoded by the coding sequence ATGTCTGAGGACACCCGCGAGGCCGCCGCGCCCGACGTCTTCGACCCGCGCCGCTACGCGACGGGACCGCCCTACGCCGCCTACCGCGAACTGCGCGATCACCGGTCTGTCTCCTGGCAGGCCGAGCCCGCCGTGCTCGGCTGGCCGGCCGGCCCGGGCTTCTGGGCCGTCACCCGCCACGCCGACGTCGTAGGAGTCCTGAAGGACGCGGGCACCTTCTCCTCCGCCGTCGGCGCCACCCAGATCCGCGACCCCGACCCCGCCGACCTGCCCTTCATCCGGCGCATGATGCTCAACCAGGACCCCGCCGCGGCAGGCGCGCCGGGTGGCGGCGGGGCGGACAAGGACCACGGCCGGCTGCGCCGCCTGGTCAGCCGCGCCTTCACGCCGGGCCGCGTCGAGCGCTTCGAGGCGCAGGCACGTGAGCGGGCCCGCGCCCTGCTGAGAGCCGCGCGCGACGGCGCCGAGGACGGCGTGTGCGACCTGGTCGCCGCCGTCACCGACGACTACGCGCTGCTCAACCTCACCGACCTGCTGGGGGTGCCGCCGGCGGACCGGGGGCTCCTGCTGGAGTGGACCGAACGCGTCATCGCCTACCAGGACCCGGACGAGCCACCGGCCCTCGGCCCCGACGGGCGGCCGGTCAATCCCCGCTCACCCGCGATGCTGGCCGAGATGTTCGCGTACGCCCAGGAGCTCGCCGCCCACAAGCGCGAGCGGCCCGGCGACGACCTCATGACCGCGCTCGCCCACGGCGGGCTCGGCGACGCCGAGCTGGAGATGTTCTTCTTCCTCCTGACGGTGGCCGGCAACGACACGGTGCGCGCCGCCGCGCCCGGCGGGTTTTTGGCGCTGGCCCACCATCCGGACGAATACGTGAGGTTGACGGAGGGTCAGGTGTCAGTCGACGGGGCGGTCGAGGAGCTGCTGCGCTGGCATCCGCCGGTCCTGAGCTTCCGGCGCACCGCACTGCGGGACACGGTGCTCGCGGGCCGGCCCATCGCGGCCGGGGACAAGGTGGTCGTCTTCCACGCCTCCGCCAACCGCGACGAACGCGTCTTCACCGACCCGGACCGCCTGGACCTCGCCCGCACCCCCAACCCGCACGTCTCCTTCGGCGACGGCCCGCACGTCTGCCTCGGCGCCCACTTCGCCCGGCTGCAACTGAGGGTGCTGCACGAGGAGGCGCTGCGCGTGCTGCCCCGCACGGAAGCGGCGGGCCCGCCCCGCCGGCTCGTCTCGAACTTCATCAACGGCGTCAAGGCGCTGCCCCTGCGGGTGAGCTGA
- the ggt gene encoding gamma-glutamyltransferase encodes MRRPAARALSLLAAAAAVVASVAAAPPTTAAPPGRSPAKVPEAIGYGGAVSSVDADASAAGLRVLKDGGNAVDAAVATAAALGVTEPYSSGIGGGGYFVYYDAASRSVHTIDGRETAPASATSSLFLEDGRPLPFADAVTSGLSVGTPGTAATWDRALRAWGSKSLGTLLKPAERIARDGFTVDATFRSQTKDNQDRFADFPDTAELFLPGGQLPVVGSTFKNPDLARTYEELGRKGIDALYRGDLGADIVRTVRNPPVDPASGRTVRRGDLTARDLRAYGAKYQAPTEVNYRGLDVYGMAPSSSGGTTVGEALNILERTDLSKASDVQYLHHYIEASRIAFADRGRWVGDPAFENVPTKALLSQRFADSRACLIKDDAVLTSPLAPGDPRHPERCGSTGPAAETTYEGDNTTHLTVADKWGNVVAYTLTIEQTGGSAMTVPGRGFLLNNELTDFSFAPADPAVHDPNLPGPGKRPRSSISPTIVLDRHGKPVLALGSPGGATIITTVLQTLINHLDRDMPLVDAIAAPRASQRNAARTELEPALYDSPLRGRLEALGHSFSLNPEIGAATGVQRLPDGRWLAAAEKVRRGGGSALVVHPSGKQ; translated from the coding sequence ATGCGTCGACCTGCTGCCCGCGCCCTGTCCCTGCTCGCGGCGGCCGCCGCCGTGGTGGCCTCGGTGGCCGCCGCGCCGCCCACGACCGCCGCCCCGCCCGGCAGGTCCCCGGCCAAGGTGCCGGAGGCCATCGGCTACGGGGGAGCGGTGTCCAGCGTGGACGCCGACGCCTCCGCCGCGGGCCTGCGGGTCCTCAAGGACGGCGGCAACGCGGTGGACGCGGCCGTCGCCACCGCCGCCGCCCTCGGCGTCACCGAGCCGTACTCCTCGGGCATCGGCGGAGGCGGCTACTTCGTCTACTACGACGCGGCGTCCCGCTCCGTGCACACCATCGACGGCCGCGAGACCGCCCCCGCGTCGGCCACCTCCTCGCTCTTCCTGGAGGACGGCCGGCCACTGCCCTTCGCCGACGCCGTGACCAGCGGCCTCAGCGTCGGCACCCCGGGCACCGCCGCCACCTGGGACCGGGCCCTGCGCGCCTGGGGCAGCAAGTCGCTCGGCACGCTCCTGAAGCCCGCCGAACGGATCGCGCGCGACGGTTTCACCGTCGACGCCACCTTCCGCTCGCAGACCAAGGACAACCAGGACCGCTTCGCCGACTTCCCCGACACCGCCGAGCTGTTCCTGCCCGGCGGACAGCTCCCGGTGGTCGGCTCCACCTTCAAGAACCCCGATCTGGCCCGCACCTACGAGGAGTTGGGCCGCAAGGGCATCGACGCCCTCTACCGGGGCGACCTCGGCGCGGACATCGTCCGTACGGTGCGCAATCCGCCCGTCGATCCCGCGTCGGGGCGCACGGTGCGCCGGGGTGACCTGACCGCGCGGGACCTGCGGGCCTACGGTGCCAAATACCAGGCGCCCACCGAGGTGAACTACCGGGGGCTCGACGTGTACGGCATGGCGCCGTCGAGTTCCGGCGGCACGACGGTCGGCGAAGCGCTCAACATCCTGGAGCGGACCGATCTGTCGAAGGCGTCGGACGTGCAGTACCTGCACCACTACATCGAGGCGAGCCGCATCGCGTTCGCGGACCGGGGCCGCTGGGTCGGCGACCCGGCGTTCGAGAACGTACCGACCAAGGCCCTGCTCTCGCAGCGCTTCGCCGACTCACGGGCCTGCCTGATCAAGGACGACGCCGTCCTGACCAGCCCCCTCGCGCCCGGCGACCCGCGCCACCCCGAGCGGTGCGGGTCCACCGGGCCCGCCGCCGAGACCACGTACGAGGGCGACAACACCACCCACCTCACCGTGGCCGACAAGTGGGGCAACGTCGTCGCGTACACGCTGACCATCGAGCAGACCGGCGGCAGCGCGATGACCGTGCCGGGCCGTGGCTTCCTGCTCAACAACGAGCTGACCGACTTCTCCTTCGCCCCGGCCGATCCGGCGGTGCACGACCCGAACCTGCCCGGGCCCGGAAAGCGGCCGCGCTCCTCCATCTCGCCGACCATCGTGCTGGACCGGCACGGAAAGCCGGTGCTCGCGCTCGGCTCGCCCGGCGGCGCGACGATCATCACCACCGTGCTCCAGACGCTGATCAACCACCTGGACCGGGACATGCCGCTCGTCGACGCGATCGCGGCGCCCCGCGCCAGCCAGCGCAACGCCGCGCGGACCGAGCTGGAACCCGCGCTCTACGACAGCCCGCTGCGGGGCCGTCTCGAAGCGCTCGGCCACTCCTTCTCGCTCAACCCCGAGATCGGCGCGGCGACCGGAGTGCAGCGCCTGCCCGACGGGCGCTGGCTCGCGGCCGCAGAGAAGGTGCGCCGGGGCGGCGGCTCCGCCCTCGTGGTCCATCCGAGTGGAAAGCAGTAA
- a CDS encoding glycoside hydrolase family 75 protein: MRSRTLALAAACGAALLAAALPASAQGVRVLPRRALAGEGTVSAAALLAKVTGCAPLSHGKYRMDAGAPRTVPVCGAKGAVFWKADLDVDCDGQSGAVCNRRTDPYFQPDTRFHQSDDKPLDAAKLPYVVVPKPSRVWDYGTSGIKGGGVAAVIHGDKVAYAVVGDTGPKDTIGEASYATAKALGLDPDPRTGGAESDVTYILFKDSEAIPIEEHSAAVSLGDELAQHFLASN, translated from the coding sequence GTGCGCTCCAGAACGCTCGCCCTCGCCGCCGCTTGCGGCGCCGCCCTGCTCGCCGCGGCGCTCCCCGCCTCCGCGCAGGGCGTCCGTGTCCTTCCCAGGCGGGCCCTGGCCGGCGAGGGCACGGTCAGCGCGGCCGCTCTCCTCGCCAAGGTGACCGGCTGCGCCCCCCTCTCGCACGGCAAGTACCGTATGGACGCCGGAGCTCCGCGCACCGTGCCGGTGTGCGGGGCCAAGGGCGCCGTCTTCTGGAAGGCGGACCTGGACGTGGACTGCGACGGGCAGAGCGGCGCGGTCTGCAACAGGAGGACGGACCCGTACTTCCAGCCCGACACCCGCTTCCACCAGAGCGACGACAAGCCGCTCGACGCGGCGAAGCTGCCCTACGTCGTCGTGCCCAAGCCCAGCCGCGTGTGGGACTACGGCACATCCGGGATCAAGGGGGGCGGGGTCGCGGCCGTCATCCACGGCGACAAGGTCGCCTACGCCGTGGTCGGCGACACCGGGCCCAAGGACACCATCGGTGAGGCGTCGTACGCCACCGCCAAGGCGCTCGGCCTCGATCCCGATCCGAGGACGGGCGGGGCCGAGTCGGACGTCACCTACATCCTGTTCAAGGACTCCGAGGCCATTCCGATCGAGGAGCACAGCGCGGCGGTGTCGCTGGGCGACGAGCTGGCGCAGCACTTCCTTGCCAGCAACTGA
- the map gene encoding type I methionyl aminopeptidase produces the protein MVKIKSDRQMDAMREAGRVVAQALAAAREAADVGVSLRALDAAAREVLEKAGATSPFLDYHPDFAPVPFPATACVSVNDAIVHGIPDDYVLRDGDLVSVDYGALLDGWAGDSAISFTVGRARPEDTALVETAFRALDAGIAAALVGNRIGDIAHAIGRVCREAGYGIPDGFAGHGIGRDMHEDPGVPNEGRPGRGMVLRHGMVLAIEPMVIGDGSDAYYPAADGWTLRTVSGARAAHAEHTVAITDAGPRVLTRL, from the coding sequence ATGGTGAAGATCAAGAGTGACCGGCAGATGGACGCGATGCGTGAGGCGGGGCGGGTGGTGGCCCAGGCCCTGGCCGCGGCACGGGAGGCGGCCGACGTCGGGGTGAGCCTGCGCGCACTGGACGCGGCGGCGCGCGAGGTGCTGGAGAAGGCGGGCGCCACCTCGCCCTTCCTCGACTACCACCCGGACTTCGCGCCGGTCCCCTTCCCGGCCACGGCCTGCGTCTCCGTCAACGACGCCATCGTGCACGGCATCCCGGACGACTACGTGCTGCGCGACGGCGACCTGGTCAGCGTGGATTACGGGGCGCTGCTCGACGGCTGGGCCGGCGACTCGGCGATCAGCTTCACGGTGGGCCGGGCACGGCCCGAGGACACCGCGCTCGTCGAGACGGCGTTCAGGGCGCTGGACGCCGGGATCGCCGCCGCGCTCGTGGGCAACCGCATCGGCGACATCGCGCACGCGATCGGACGGGTCTGCCGTGAGGCCGGCTACGGCATCCCCGACGGGTTCGCCGGCCACGGCATCGGCCGGGACATGCACGAGGACCCGGGCGTGCCCAACGAGGGCCGGCCCGGGCGCGGCATGGTGCTGCGGCACGGGATGGTGCTCGCGATCGAGCCGATGGTGATCGGCGACGGGAGCGACGCCTACTACCCGGCGGCCGACGGGTGGACCCTGCGCACCGTGAGCGGGGCGAGGGCGGCCCACGCGGAGCACACGGTCGCCATCACCGACGCGGGCCCGCGCGTCCTCACGCGCCTCTAG
- a CDS encoding helix-turn-helix transcriptional regulator, translating into MVRTPLTPEERARGERLGRLLRTARGDRSMPEIAAAAGLSAETLRKIETGRAPTPAFFTVAALASVLGLSMDEIVSDCAAPPAVAA; encoded by the coding sequence ATGGTCCGCACCCCACTCACACCGGAAGAGCGCGCACGCGGCGAGCGACTTGGCCGGCTGCTGCGAACCGCGCGGGGGGACCGCAGCATGCCGGAGATCGCGGCGGCGGCGGGGCTCTCCGCCGAGACGCTGCGCAAGATCGAGACGGGTCGCGCCCCGACCCCCGCGTTCTTCACCGTGGCCGCGCTCGCCTCGGTGCTGGGCCTGTCCATGGACGAGATCGTGTCCGACTGCGCGGCGCCGCCCGCCGTCGCGGCCTGA